In one Drosophila albomicans strain 15112-1751.03 chromosome X, ASM965048v2, whole genome shotgun sequence genomic region, the following are encoded:
- the LOC117573734 gene encoding uncharacterized protein LOC117573734 isoform X4, producing MSSSDDVQITSVVDANGQSLPLHGNSLGGALGPPVKQERPDDAEIRELAAKMKEQQKQQAAQQASRQAAMQHANGGGGGNAANAGGAMQPPLTNGNGQTNIMSYLSRHQKLPNGTMQVVPALAANGRANGAVIDNNGSDNNGKAQKGSGGPCDEESIKGHFGWAQFGKVSIPYIYRQSEKYCSVRMIELKLLGKYLNCLHPDIYSSCTCVRSYYITDAEARLFIEINHKHCDGEFGRDIFTQKDLVVRLSDASKFYQFLDICYRKLVSGSKTPSEKCGFIRINKESVVPYTVRNNQQVVPLFYFEGETENLKTKAELLNGWDLAYLKFCCKVQGIRNELFSSENVAVISLTDIKSYFPNGTEFEDYWPSKVVDSNLLIGNRANVNNSVNWTRQPSAPPPKVTNSVNSNSGSASGGGGSAVNANSQKSQQQQQQHSTAISAATQQHLMKQRAVAAAAAAAAASANGVTNSGNFPSPAAAAAAAAAFNSQAAAAAAAAMLQQSQGNTRMLTTVQALASGGWMNSTNNVSQIHAQMLQQTHANANRVGPYREHLNNMMLSGNSRQAYTYNNPAISMSSVNSHSGGGNAPPPLVRSAAGQNANHIKKNKMNKPIKTQTQRREQLQ from the exons ATGTCGAGCAGCGACGACGTGCAGATCACCAGCGTCGTTGACGCCAACGGACAGTCGCTGCCACTGCATGGCAACAGTTTGGGCGGCGCATTGGGACCGCCCGTCAAACAAGAGCGACCCGACGATGCCGAGATCCGCGAGCTAGCCGCCAAAATGAAGgaacaacagaagcaacagGCCGCCCAACAAGCGAGTCGGCAAGCGGCCATGCAGCATGCCaacggcggtggcggtggcaatgCAGCCAATGCCGGTGGAGCGATGCAACCGCCGCTGACCAATGGCAATGGACAAACGAATATCATGAGCTATTTGTCGCGACATCAGAAACTACCCAACGGTACAATGCAAGTGGTGCCAGCGCTGGCAGCCAATGGTCGTGCCAATGGcgctgttatcgataacaacgGGAGTGATAACAACGGGAAAGCGCAAAAAGGGAGTGGAGGGCCATGTGATGAGGAATCGATAAAGGGCCACTTTGGTTGGGCGCAATTTGGCAAAGTATCGATACCCTACATTTATCGTCAATCGGAGAAATATTGCTCGGTGCGCATGatcgaattgaaattgctgGGCAAGTATCTGAATTGCCTGCATCCGGATATTTACTCGAGCTGCACATGCGTGCGCAGCTATTACATAACGGATGCCGAGGCACGCCTCTTCATCGAGATCAATCACAAGCATTGCGACGGCGAATTTGGTCGCGACATTTTCACCCAAAAGGATTTGGTGGTGCGACTCAGCGATGCCTCCAAGTTCTATCAATTCCTGGACATTTGCTATCGCAAGTTGGTTTCAGGCAGCAAGACACCCTCTGAGAAATGCGGCTTTATACGCATCAACAAGGAGTCCGTTGTCCCCTATACAGTGCGCAACAATCAGCAGGTTGTGCCGCTGTTTTACTTCGAGGGCGAAACGGAAAACTTGAAGACCAAGGCGGAGCTGCTCAATGGCTGGGATTTGGCCTATTTAAAGTTCTGCTGCAAGGTGCAAGGCATACGCAACGAGCTTTTCTCCAGCGAAAATGTTGCTGTCATCTCTCTGACAGACATCAAAAGCTATTTTCCCAATGGCACCGAATTCGAGGATTATTGGCCCAGTAAAGTGGTCGATTCCAATCTGCTGATTGGCAATCGAGCCAATGTCAACAACTCCGTCAACTGGACACGTCAACCATCGGCGCCGCCGCCAAAGGTGACCAACAGCGTTAATAGCAATAGTGGCAGCGCcagtggcggcggtggcagcgcCGTTAATGCAAATTCCCAAaagtcgcagcagcaacaacaacagcattccACTGCCATCAGCGCTGCTACGCAACAGCATTTGATGAAGCAACGTGCTGtggccgctgccgctgccgctgcggcaGCCAGTGCCAACGGTGTGACCAACTCGGGCAATTTTCCATCGcccgctgcagcagcggccGCCGCGGCGGCGTTCAATTCGCAGGCAGCAGCcgctgcggcggcggcaatGCTGCAACAGTCGCAGGGCAACACACGGATGCTGACCACGGTGCAGGCCTTAGCCAGCGGAGGCTGGATGAATTCAACGAATAATGTCTCACAGATTCATGCTCAAATGTTG caacaaacgCATGCGAATGCAAACCGCGTCGGCCCCTATCGTGAACACCTAAACAACATGATGCTAAGTGGCAACAGTCGGCAAGCGTATACGTACAACAATCCTGCGATTTCCATGTCCTCCGTGAACAGTCACAGTGGGGGCGGCAATGCGCCGCCGCCGTTGGTTCGTTCAGCGGCCGGGCAGAATGCCAATCACAT aaagaaaaacaaaatgaacaaacCAATCAAGACTCAAACTCAAAGACGAGAGCAATTACAATAA
- the LOC117573734 gene encoding uncharacterized protein LOC117573734 isoform X3, with amino-acid sequence MSSSDDVQITSVVDANGQSLPLHGNSLGGALGPPVKQERPDDAEIRELAAKMKEQQKQQAAQQASRQAAMQHANGGGGGNAANAGGAMQPPLTNGNGQTNIMSYLSRHQKLPNGTMQVVPALAANGRANGAVIDNNGSDNNGKAQKGSGGPCDEESIKGHFGWAQFGKVSIPYIYRQSEKYCSVRMIELKLLGKYLNCLHPDIYSSCTCVRSYYITDAEARLFIEINHKHCDGEFGRDIFTQKDLVVRLSDASKFYQFLDICYRKLVSGSKTPSEKCGFIRINKESVVPYTVRNNQQVVPLFYFEGETENLKTKAELLNGWDLAYLKFCCKVQGIRNELFSSENVAVISLTDIKSYFPNGTEFEDYWPSKVVDSNLLIGNRANVNNSVNWTRQPSAPPPKVTNSVNSNSGSASGGGGSAVNANSQKSQQQQQQHSTAISAATQQHLMKQRAVAAAAAAAAASANGVTNSGNFPSPAAAAAAAAAFNSQAAAAAAAAMLQQSQGNTRMLTTVQALASGGWMNSTNNVSQIHAQMLQQTHANANRVGPYREHLNNMMLSGNSRQAYTYNNPAISMSSVNSHSGGGNAPPPLVRSAAGQNANHMYPLYGRDSHPPQHNPPPQPPRPRVRPQETNRNHKNRYVHHSFRYRKHPTTQ; translated from the exons ATGTCGAGCAGCGACGACGTGCAGATCACCAGCGTCGTTGACGCCAACGGACAGTCGCTGCCACTGCATGGCAACAGTTTGGGCGGCGCATTGGGACCGCCCGTCAAACAAGAGCGACCCGACGATGCCGAGATCCGCGAGCTAGCCGCCAAAATGAAGgaacaacagaagcaacagGCCGCCCAACAAGCGAGTCGGCAAGCGGCCATGCAGCATGCCaacggcggtggcggtggcaatgCAGCCAATGCCGGTGGAGCGATGCAACCGCCGCTGACCAATGGCAATGGACAAACGAATATCATGAGCTATTTGTCGCGACATCAGAAACTACCCAACGGTACAATGCAAGTGGTGCCAGCGCTGGCAGCCAATGGTCGTGCCAATGGcgctgttatcgataacaacgGGAGTGATAACAACGGGAAAGCGCAAAAAGGGAGTGGAGGGCCATGTGATGAGGAATCGATAAAGGGCCACTTTGGTTGGGCGCAATTTGGCAAAGTATCGATACCCTACATTTATCGTCAATCGGAGAAATATTGCTCGGTGCGCATGatcgaattgaaattgctgGGCAAGTATCTGAATTGCCTGCATCCGGATATTTACTCGAGCTGCACATGCGTGCGCAGCTATTACATAACGGATGCCGAGGCACGCCTCTTCATCGAGATCAATCACAAGCATTGCGACGGCGAATTTGGTCGCGACATTTTCACCCAAAAGGATTTGGTGGTGCGACTCAGCGATGCCTCCAAGTTCTATCAATTCCTGGACATTTGCTATCGCAAGTTGGTTTCAGGCAGCAAGACACCCTCTGAGAAATGCGGCTTTATACGCATCAACAAGGAGTCCGTTGTCCCCTATACAGTGCGCAACAATCAGCAGGTTGTGCCGCTGTTTTACTTCGAGGGCGAAACGGAAAACTTGAAGACCAAGGCGGAGCTGCTCAATGGCTGGGATTTGGCCTATTTAAAGTTCTGCTGCAAGGTGCAAGGCATACGCAACGAGCTTTTCTCCAGCGAAAATGTTGCTGTCATCTCTCTGACAGACATCAAAAGCTATTTTCCCAATGGCACCGAATTCGAGGATTATTGGCCCAGTAAAGTGGTCGATTCCAATCTGCTGATTGGCAATCGAGCCAATGTCAACAACTCCGTCAACTGGACACGTCAACCATCGGCGCCGCCGCCAAAGGTGACCAACAGCGTTAATAGCAATAGTGGCAGCGCcagtggcggcggtggcagcgcCGTTAATGCAAATTCCCAAaagtcgcagcagcaacaacaacagcattccACTGCCATCAGCGCTGCTACGCAACAGCATTTGATGAAGCAACGTGCTGtggccgctgccgctgccgctgcggcaGCCAGTGCCAACGGTGTGACCAACTCGGGCAATTTTCCATCGcccgctgcagcagcggccGCCGCGGCGGCGTTCAATTCGCAGGCAGCAGCcgctgcggcggcggcaatGCTGCAACAGTCGCAGGGCAACACACGGATGCTGACCACGGTGCAGGCCTTAGCCAGCGGAGGCTGGATGAATTCAACGAATAATGTCTCACAGATTCATGCTCAAATGTTG caacaaacgCATGCGAATGCAAACCGCGTCGGCCCCTATCGTGAACACCTAAACAACATGATGCTAAGTGGCAACAGTCGGCAAGCGTATACGTACAACAATCCTGCGATTTCCATGTCCTCCGTGAACAGTCACAGTGGGGGCGGCAATGCGCCGCCGCCGTTGGTTCGTTCAGCGGCCGGGCAGAATGCCAATCACAT GTATCCCCTCTATGGCAGAGACTCCCATCCACCACAACACAATCCACCACCACAACCCCCGCGGCCACGTGTCCGGCCTCAAGAAACGAATCGAAATCACAAGAACCGTTATGTGCACCACAGTTTTAGATACCGAAAGCATCCCACCacacagtga
- the LOC117573734 gene encoding uncharacterized protein DDB_G0283357 isoform X1: MSSSDDVQITSVVDANGQSLPLHGNSLGGALGPPVKQERPDDAEIRELAAKMKEQQKQQAAQQASRQAAMQHANGGGGGNAANAGGAMQPPLTNGNGQTNIMSYLSRHQKLPNGTMQVVPALAANGRANGAVIDNNGSDNNGKAQKGSGGPCDEESIKGHFGWAQFGKVSIPYIYRQSEKYCSVRMIELKLLGKYLNCLHPDIYSSCTCVRSYYITDAEARLFIEINHKHCDGEFGRDIFTQKDLVVRLSDASKFYQFLDICYRKLVSGSKTPSEKCGFIRINKESVVPYTVRNNQQVVPLFYFEGETENLKTKAELLNGWDLAYLKFCCKVQGIRNELFSSENVAVISLTDIKSYFPNGTEFEDYWPSKVVDSNLLIGNRANVNNSVNWTRQPSAPPPKVTNSVNSNSGSASGGGGSAVNANSQKSQQQQQQHSTAISAATQQHLMKQRAVAAAAAAAAASANGVTNSGNFPSPAAAAAAAAAFNSQAAAAAAAAMLQQSQGNTRMLTTVQALASGGWMNSTNNVSQIHAQMLQQTHANANRVGPYREHLNNMMLSGNSRQAYTYNNPAISMSSVNSHSGGGNAPPPLVRSAAGQNANHMSNVEQSLMQQQQQQQTQQQQQQQRQQHQNNTFNHAQHSPNTHSPRSHHGHVLANNNSNNNNSHSRNSSSSSSTSSANQGASAAAAAAAAAVAANIGSLFNSPFNYNLPSTRADYTNLALWNQLTPAERLLFTQQMKGAGIGIGSLGGNAGGGSAGIGGVANCLTAGGSIASAPQKSHSNFPPLPSLPLDTDLITMLDYNNPNKQQQQQQASNKSQKASSSGTFTKPTVPPLIPDEHQQQQQQQQQQQQQQQQQQQQHHHQSSGKRLRGGGGGGGGNGGGGGGGITTIPLNSTQALEDFEKKFNMTDEMRAVIHKVLANPDLSTSIQTNANANNNGSNNSSSNHASHHPPVPSYISPPMSPAVAGTNVVTTLSLASNPNVTITPQLPGHFLHSPSSSCSSSSASTTAASPLGSSSGNNAAAAAPAAGSRQKSVICSTKSNSLPLAILSLSSGAGGGGGGATGGGGGSSSSSGSRHKQVATSISGGYGRQSQHSHQQQFIGSHLVDTSIGSTTITPSTTPTDVIDLSSSRRSLAASAFHQQQQQQHHQQQQQQAAAAVQQQQQQHQRMSAALAHAQHLQNGGRGGGSSSSNSGGGSGSSGGGSGSSSGGSSNANSASMHLQRHAALAHAAAASAAGGGEGGAQRLCVIPEIPTSSMNLTPYKVQRVCVDKHLVPCINMKAFNDSEQLMTLTEFQKNFFPTVALDHCKRLIEALGVELYKANRRQVQILMEYDRSYNENMPLVQVRDIIKYMTQLTFMTRQSEQPPSKRTRTS; this comes from the exons ATGTCGAGCAGCGACGACGTGCAGATCACCAGCGTCGTTGACGCCAACGGACAGTCGCTGCCACTGCATGGCAACAGTTTGGGCGGCGCATTGGGACCGCCCGTCAAACAAGAGCGACCCGACGATGCCGAGATCCGCGAGCTAGCCGCCAAAATGAAGgaacaacagaagcaacagGCCGCCCAACAAGCGAGTCGGCAAGCGGCCATGCAGCATGCCaacggcggtggcggtggcaatgCAGCCAATGCCGGTGGAGCGATGCAACCGCCGCTGACCAATGGCAATGGACAAACGAATATCATGAGCTATTTGTCGCGACATCAGAAACTACCCAACGGTACAATGCAAGTGGTGCCAGCGCTGGCAGCCAATGGTCGTGCCAATGGcgctgttatcgataacaacgGGAGTGATAACAACGGGAAAGCGCAAAAAGGGAGTGGAGGGCCATGTGATGAGGAATCGATAAAGGGCCACTTTGGTTGGGCGCAATTTGGCAAAGTATCGATACCCTACATTTATCGTCAATCGGAGAAATATTGCTCGGTGCGCATGatcgaattgaaattgctgGGCAAGTATCTGAATTGCCTGCATCCGGATATTTACTCGAGCTGCACATGCGTGCGCAGCTATTACATAACGGATGCCGAGGCACGCCTCTTCATCGAGATCAATCACAAGCATTGCGACGGCGAATTTGGTCGCGACATTTTCACCCAAAAGGATTTGGTGGTGCGACTCAGCGATGCCTCCAAGTTCTATCAATTCCTGGACATTTGCTATCGCAAGTTGGTTTCAGGCAGCAAGACACCCTCTGAGAAATGCGGCTTTATACGCATCAACAAGGAGTCCGTTGTCCCCTATACAGTGCGCAACAATCAGCAGGTTGTGCCGCTGTTTTACTTCGAGGGCGAAACGGAAAACTTGAAGACCAAGGCGGAGCTGCTCAATGGCTGGGATTTGGCCTATTTAAAGTTCTGCTGCAAGGTGCAAGGCATACGCAACGAGCTTTTCTCCAGCGAAAATGTTGCTGTCATCTCTCTGACAGACATCAAAAGCTATTTTCCCAATGGCACCGAATTCGAGGATTATTGGCCCAGTAAAGTGGTCGATTCCAATCTGCTGATTGGCAATCGAGCCAATGTCAACAACTCCGTCAACTGGACACGTCAACCATCGGCGCCGCCGCCAAAGGTGACCAACAGCGTTAATAGCAATAGTGGCAGCGCcagtggcggcggtggcagcgcCGTTAATGCAAATTCCCAAaagtcgcagcagcaacaacaacagcattccACTGCCATCAGCGCTGCTACGCAACAGCATTTGATGAAGCAACGTGCTGtggccgctgccgctgccgctgcggcaGCCAGTGCCAACGGTGTGACCAACTCGGGCAATTTTCCATCGcccgctgcagcagcggccGCCGCGGCGGCGTTCAATTCGCAGGCAGCAGCcgctgcggcggcggcaatGCTGCAACAGTCGCAGGGCAACACACGGATGCTGACCACGGTGCAGGCCTTAGCCAGCGGAGGCTGGATGAATTCAACGAATAATGTCTCACAGATTCATGCTCAAATGTTG caacaaacgCATGCGAATGCAAACCGCGTCGGCCCCTATCGTGAACACCTAAACAACATGATGCTAAGTGGCAACAGTCGGCAAGCGTATACGTACAACAATCCTGCGATTTCCATGTCCTCCGTGAACAGTCACAGTGGGGGCGGCAATGCGCCGCCGCCGTTGGTTCGTTCAGCGGCCGGGCAGAATGCCAATCACAT GTCAAATGTCGAGCAATCACtgatgcaacaacaacaacaacaacagacacaacagcaacagcaacaacaacgacaacaacaccaaaataatacatttaaccATGCACAACACTCCCCAAACACGCACAGTCCACGTAGCCATCACGGCCATGTTCTTgccaacaataacagcaacaataataattcacATTCGCGCaactcttcctcctcctcctccacgtCCTCTGCCAATCAAGGTGcctcagcagctgctgctgcagcggctgccGCAGTTGCTGCCAATATTGGCAGTCTATTTAACAGTCCCTTCAACTACAATTTGCCATCCACACGTGCCGATTACACAAATTTGGCGCTGTGGAATCAGCTGACGCCCGCCGAACGTTTGCTGTTCACACAACAAATGAAGGGCGccggcattggcattggcagctTGGGTGGCAACGCTGGCGGCGGCAGCGCTGGCATCGGCGGTGTTGCCAACTGTTTGACAGCTGGCGGCAGTATTGCCAGTGCCCCACAAAAATCGCACAGCAACTTCCCGCCGTTGCCATCGCTGCCCTTGGACACGGATCTGATTACCATGTTGGACTACAACAATcccaacaagcagcagcagcagcagcaggcgagCAATAAAAGCCAGAAGGCATCTAGCAGTGGCACCTTCACAAAACCAACTGTGCCGCCCTTGATACCAGAtgagcatcaacagcagcagcaacagcaacaacaacaacaacaacagcagcagcagcagcagcagcagcatcatcatcagtcaAGTGGGAAGCGCCTGCGTggaggtggtggtggtggtggtggaaatggtggtggtggtggtggtggtatCACCACCATACCATTGAACTCAACACAAGCATTAGAGGATTtcgaaaagaaatttaatatgacAGACGAGATGCGTGCCGTCATACACAAAGTTCTGGCGAATCCAGATCTTTCTACGTCAATACAAACGAATgcaaatgccaacaacaacggtAGCAATAATAGTAGTAGTAATCATGCCTCCCATCATCCTCCCGTGCCCTCATACATCTCGCCGCCCATGTCGCCGGCAGTTGCTGGCACAAATGTAGTGACCACATTGTCGCTGGCATCCAATCCCAATGTGACCATCACACCTCAATTGCCAGGCCACTTTCTGCATTCGCCCTCGAGCTCATGCTCCAGTTCAAGTGCATCCACGACGGCTGCATCGCCGctgggcagcagcagtggcaataatgctgctgctgctgctccagctgcggGCTCACGTCAAAAGAGTGTCATCTGCTCGACCAAATCCAATTCACTGCCATTAGCGATACTCTCGCTCTCTAGTGGAGCtggaggagggggaggaggtgccactggtggtggtggtggctcCTCTTCGTCGTCAGGGTCAAGGCATAAGCAAGTTGCAACATCAATTAGTGGTGGTTACGGACGTCAGTCACAACACagccatcagcagcagtttATTGGTAGCCACTTGGTGGACACCAGCATAGGCAGTACAACAATTACACCCAGCACCACGCCCACTGACGTTATCGATTTGTCTTCATCCCGAAGGTCGTTAGCGGCCTCCGCTtttcatcagcagcagcaacagcagcaccatcagcagcagcagcaacaggctgCTGCGGCcgtgcaacaacagcagcagcagcatcaacgcATGTCCGCCGCCTTGGCGCATGCGCAGCATCTACAGAATGGCGGACGGGGCGGtggtagcagcagcagtaacagcggCGGCGGCTCCGGTTCCAGCGGTGGCGGCAGCGGCTCCTCATCCGGTGGCAGCTCTAATGCCAACAGCGCCTCCATGCATTTGCAGCGGCATGCGGCATTGGCACATGCAGCGGCCGCAAGTGCAGCGGGTGGTGGGGAGGGTGGGGCACAGCGATTGTGCGTCATACCCGAGATACCGACGAGCAGCATGAATCTGACGCCTTACAAGGTACAAAGGGTATGCGTGGACAAGCACTTGGTGCCCTGCATCAATATGAAGGCTTTCAATGACTCCGAGCAGCTGATGACGCTCACCGAATTCCAAAAGAACTTCTTTCCCACTGTAGCCCTCGATCACTGCAAGCGACTAATCGAGGCGCTAGGTGTGGAGCTCTACAAGGCAAATCG GCGACAGGTGCAAATACTCATGGAGTACGATCGTTCCTACAATGAGAATATGCCACTAGTCCAGGTGCGCGACATTATCAAATATATGACACAGTTGACTTTCATGACACGCCAGTCGGAGCAGCCGCCCTCGAAGCGTACGCGCACGAGCTAG
- the LOC117573734 gene encoding uncharacterized protein LOC117573734 isoform X5, producing MSSSDDVQITSVVDANGQSLPLHGNSLGGALGPPVKQERPDDAEIRELAAKMKEQQKQQAAQQASRQAAMQHANGGGGGNAANAGGAMQPPLTNGNGQTNIMSYLSRHQKLPNGTMQVVPALAANGRANGAVIDNNGSDNNGKAQKGSGGPCDEESIKGHFGWAQFGKVSIPYIYRQSEKYCSVRMIELKLLGKYLNCLHPDIYSSCTCVRSYYITDAEARLFIEINHKHCDGEFGRDIFTQKDLVVRLSDASKFYQFLDICYRKLVSGSKTPSEKCGFIRINKESVVPYTVRNNQQVVPLFYFEGETENLKTKAELLNGWDLAYLKFCCKVQGIRNELFSSENVAVISLTDIKSYFPNGTEFEDYWPSKVVDSNLLIGNRANVNNSVNWTRQPSAPPPKVTNSVNSNSGSASGGGGSAVNANSQKSQQQQQQHSTAISAATQQHLMKQRAVAAAAAAAAASANGVTNSGNFPSPAAAAAAAAAFNSQAAAAAAAAMLQQSQGNTRMLTTVQALASGGWMNSTNNVSQIHAQMLQQTHANANRVGPYREHLNNMMLSGNSRQAYTYNNPAISMSSVNSHSGGGNAPPPLVRSAAGQNANHIKTK from the exons ATGTCGAGCAGCGACGACGTGCAGATCACCAGCGTCGTTGACGCCAACGGACAGTCGCTGCCACTGCATGGCAACAGTTTGGGCGGCGCATTGGGACCGCCCGTCAAACAAGAGCGACCCGACGATGCCGAGATCCGCGAGCTAGCCGCCAAAATGAAGgaacaacagaagcaacagGCCGCCCAACAAGCGAGTCGGCAAGCGGCCATGCAGCATGCCaacggcggtggcggtggcaatgCAGCCAATGCCGGTGGAGCGATGCAACCGCCGCTGACCAATGGCAATGGACAAACGAATATCATGAGCTATTTGTCGCGACATCAGAAACTACCCAACGGTACAATGCAAGTGGTGCCAGCGCTGGCAGCCAATGGTCGTGCCAATGGcgctgttatcgataacaacgGGAGTGATAACAACGGGAAAGCGCAAAAAGGGAGTGGAGGGCCATGTGATGAGGAATCGATAAAGGGCCACTTTGGTTGGGCGCAATTTGGCAAAGTATCGATACCCTACATTTATCGTCAATCGGAGAAATATTGCTCGGTGCGCATGatcgaattgaaattgctgGGCAAGTATCTGAATTGCCTGCATCCGGATATTTACTCGAGCTGCACATGCGTGCGCAGCTATTACATAACGGATGCCGAGGCACGCCTCTTCATCGAGATCAATCACAAGCATTGCGACGGCGAATTTGGTCGCGACATTTTCACCCAAAAGGATTTGGTGGTGCGACTCAGCGATGCCTCCAAGTTCTATCAATTCCTGGACATTTGCTATCGCAAGTTGGTTTCAGGCAGCAAGACACCCTCTGAGAAATGCGGCTTTATACGCATCAACAAGGAGTCCGTTGTCCCCTATACAGTGCGCAACAATCAGCAGGTTGTGCCGCTGTTTTACTTCGAGGGCGAAACGGAAAACTTGAAGACCAAGGCGGAGCTGCTCAATGGCTGGGATTTGGCCTATTTAAAGTTCTGCTGCAAGGTGCAAGGCATACGCAACGAGCTTTTCTCCAGCGAAAATGTTGCTGTCATCTCTCTGACAGACATCAAAAGCTATTTTCCCAATGGCACCGAATTCGAGGATTATTGGCCCAGTAAAGTGGTCGATTCCAATCTGCTGATTGGCAATCGAGCCAATGTCAACAACTCCGTCAACTGGACACGTCAACCATCGGCGCCGCCGCCAAAGGTGACCAACAGCGTTAATAGCAATAGTGGCAGCGCcagtggcggcggtggcagcgcCGTTAATGCAAATTCCCAAaagtcgcagcagcaacaacaacagcattccACTGCCATCAGCGCTGCTACGCAACAGCATTTGATGAAGCAACGTGCTGtggccgctgccgctgccgctgcggcaGCCAGTGCCAACGGTGTGACCAACTCGGGCAATTTTCCATCGcccgctgcagcagcggccGCCGCGGCGGCGTTCAATTCGCAGGCAGCAGCcgctgcggcggcggcaatGCTGCAACAGTCGCAGGGCAACACACGGATGCTGACCACGGTGCAGGCCTTAGCCAGCGGAGGCTGGATGAATTCAACGAATAATGTCTCACAGATTCATGCTCAAATGTTG caacaaacgCATGCGAATGCAAACCGCGTCGGCCCCTATCGTGAACACCTAAACAACATGATGCTAAGTGGCAACAGTCGGCAAGCGTATACGTACAACAATCCTGCGATTTCCATGTCCTCCGTGAACAGTCACAGTGGGGGCGGCAATGCGCCGCCGCCGTTGGTTCGTTCAGCGGCCGGGCAGAATGCCAATCACAT aaaaacaaaatga